In one Dreissena polymorpha isolate Duluth1 chromosome 7, UMN_Dpol_1.0, whole genome shotgun sequence genomic region, the following are encoded:
- the LOC127839778 gene encoding protein Dr1-like, with translation MGDNRDDDELSIPRASLNKMIKEVIPNVRVANDARELILNCCTEFIHLVSTEANDICNKQMKKTISPEHVLAALDSLGFGAYKEDATEVLREAKAVAAKRRRGSTRLENLGIPEEELLRQQQELFAQVCVGG, from the exons ATGGGGGATAATCGAGATGATGATGAACTCAGTATTCCCAGAGCCTCTCTCAACAAGATGATCAAGGAG GTGATACCTAATGTGCGTGTTGCCAACGATGCCAGAGAGCTAATTCTCAACTGCTGTACTGAATTCATTCACCTGGTATCCACAGAGGCCAATGACATCTGCAACAAACAGATGAAAAAGACCATCTCACCTGAACATGTGCTGGCAG CTCTTGACAGCCTCGGGTTTGGGGCCTACAAGGAGGATGCTACGGAGGTACTGCGGGAGGCGAAGGCAGTGGCTGCCAAACGTCGCCGTGGTAGCACAAGGCTTGAAAACCTCGGCATCCCTGAGGAGGAGCTGTTACGGCAGCAACAGGAGCTGTTTGCACAGGTGTGTGTTGGGGGCTGA